In a single window of the uncultured Dysgonomonas sp. genome:
- a CDS encoding response regulator transcription factor, producing the protein MKILIVEDEYEILRSIESFLLSESYIVEKATDYASGIEKVQLYEYDCILLDISLPGGSGLKILEEMKKTGITGNTIIISAKNSLEDKITGLDLGADDYLTKPFHLAELHARIKAVLRRKQLDGSNVLKLGNVSVDFDKHLVYIDDQELRLNRKEFDILSFFAMNTNKLITKEVLAEHVWGDNIDSADNFDFVYAQMKNLRKKLKDSNAGIMLENVYGVGYKMTV; encoded by the coding sequence ATGAAAATACTTATTGTCGAAGATGAATATGAGATACTGAGATCTATAGAGTCATTCTTATTATCAGAAAGTTATATAGTGGAAAAGGCGACGGACTATGCATCAGGTATCGAAAAAGTACAACTTTATGAGTATGATTGTATCTTGCTGGATATATCGTTACCCGGAGGTAGTGGACTGAAGATATTGGAAGAGATGAAGAAAACGGGGATAACAGGCAATACTATTATTATTTCTGCTAAGAATTCGCTGGAAGATAAAATAACCGGACTGGATCTAGGTGCGGACGACTATCTGACCAAGCCTTTTCATTTGGCGGAACTGCATGCCCGGATAAAGGCTGTACTCAGGCGGAAACAGCTCGATGGCAGCAATGTATTGAAGCTGGGTAATGTTTCTGTTGATTTCGATAAGCATCTTGTCTATATAGATGACCAGGAGTTGAGGCTTAACCGCAAGGAATTTGATATTCTGAGCTTTTTTGCAATGAATACAAACAAACTGATAACGAAAGAAGTTTTGGCAGAGCATGTATGGGGCGATAATATCGATTCCGCTGATAACTTTGATTTCGTATATGCTCAGATGAAAAACCTGCGTAAGAAATTGAAGGATAGTAATGCTGGTATTATGTTGGAGAATGTTTATGGTGTAGGATATAAAATGACGGTATGA
- a CDS encoding HAMP domain-containing sensor histidine kinase, with protein MKLVNHITFRLSGIFILILLVWSVVYFFIQMKEIHDGIDEGLNNLRQEFIYKANHSEGFVSDMEKHNPLNIIVEEISYDEAKDFKEIYTDSRVYFITEEEEEEVRMLTTAFFCEKDGQYYRLKFFTSTVESDDLIKNMLILLLALWLSLGLAIAIVIKVVIHRSNKPFYKLLDNLKGFRLDNTRMIELPSTDIYEYSELNESVKGLLEENIRAFTEQKNFIENASHEIQTPLTIVISKMELLMSDGRLGQEQLEEMNVILNSLNRMRRLNSSLLLLSKIRNKQFKENEQVDMANVFEEVLGDFKDLIEHKEIEVQEEKNSNPIIHINKDLAYILANNLVKNAVFHNIKGGKIFLTFNAGSIIISNTGAAIGDDMDIFERYVSGNNDSKSSGLGLSIVKSITTIYNIPIHYRYKDNKHIITLTLA; from the coding sequence ATGAAACTGGTGAATCATATAACCTTCAGGCTATCGGGTATTTTTATCTTGATCCTGCTTGTCTGGTCTGTAGTCTATTTCTTTATACAGATGAAAGAAATACATGACGGAATAGACGAGGGGCTGAATAACCTGAGGCAAGAGTTTATATACAAGGCGAATCATTCGGAGGGATTTGTATCGGATATGGAGAAACATAACCCTTTGAATATTATTGTTGAAGAAATAAGCTATGATGAGGCTAAAGATTTCAAGGAAATTTATACCGATTCCAGGGTTTATTTCATAACCGAAGAAGAGGAGGAAGAAGTACGCATGCTCACCACGGCATTCTTCTGCGAGAAGGATGGGCAGTATTACAGGTTAAAGTTTTTTACATCGACTGTCGAAAGCGATGATCTTATAAAGAATATGCTAATCTTGCTACTTGCCTTATGGCTGTCTTTGGGATTGGCTATCGCTATTGTTATCAAGGTAGTTATACACAGGAGCAACAAGCCATTCTATAAATTACTGGATAATTTGAAGGGATTCCGGCTGGATAATACGCGCATGATAGAATTGCCATCTACCGATATATACGAATATAGTGAATTGAATGAGTCGGTAAAAGGTTTATTGGAAGAAAATATAAGAGCTTTCACAGAGCAAAAGAACTTTATAGAAAATGCTTCGCATGAAATACAAACCCCTCTAACGATCGTTATCAGTAAAATGGAACTTCTGATGAGTGACGGACGTCTCGGTCAGGAGCAATTAGAGGAAATGAATGTCATTCTCAATAGCCTGAACCGTATGCGCCGCCTCAATAGTAGCTTGCTGTTATTGTCTAAAATAAGGAATAAGCAGTTTAAGGAAAATGAACAGGTTGACATGGCGAATGTCTTCGAAGAAGTGCTGGGTGATTTCAAAGACCTTATTGAGCATAAAGAAATTGAGGTGCAAGAGGAGAAGAACAGTAATCCTATTATACATATAAATAAGGATCTTGCCTATATATTAGCCAATAACCTGGTAAAGAATGCAGTCTTTCACAACATAAAAGGAGGTAAAATCTTTTTGACTTTTAATGCCGGCTCCATTATTATATCTAATACCGGGGCAGCTATAGGTGACGATATGGACATCTTCGAGCGTTATGTTTCGGGGAACAATGACTCAAAGTCGTCCGGCTTGGGGCTGTCGATTGTCAAATCGATTACAACTATTTATAATATTCCCATACATTACAGATATAAGGATAATAAGCATATAATCACCCTGACACTTGCCTAG
- a CDS encoding PepSY-like domain-containing protein, whose translation MKKVLFTLSLLAASFAFIACGDDDDDTVITVKELPANAQAFLQTHFPGQEVRLVEKDNDSDDVYLTNGYDVEFTLSGDWDDVDGYGKELPESVISLLPEAIPAYVAANYSQNFIDEINKENYGYEIGLNNNIELEFDINGDFLRVDR comes from the coding sequence ATGAAAAAAGTATTATTTACATTGAGTTTGTTGGCAGCGTCATTTGCGTTTATCGCATGTGGAGACGACGATGATGACACTGTTATTACAGTAAAAGAGTTGCCTGCAAATGCACAGGCATTTCTCCAGACCCATTTCCCGGGACAGGAGGTGAGATTAGTGGAAAAAGACAATGATAGTGATGATGTATATCTTACTAACGGATATGACGTGGAATTTACGTTGTCAGGTGATTGGGATGATGTGGATGGATACGGAAAAGAATTACCGGAGAGTGTTATTTCCCTTCTTCCGGAGGCAATACCTGCTTATGTTGCCGCTAACTATTCTCAGAACTTTATAGATGAGATAAACAAAGAAAATTATGGTTATGAAATAGGTCTGAATAACAATATAGAATTGGAATTCGATATCAATGGGGATTTCTTAAGAGTAGACAGATAA
- a CDS encoding TIGR02757 family protein, protein MEDIHILDLKEFLDKKVEQYNTPEFIANDPVCIPHSFASKQDKEIMGFFASIFAWGQRKTIINKCRELAQRMDNKPYEFIMQHKDSDLKKVLEFKHRTFNDTDLLYCIHFMKRHYAEYNSFEDAFFPDGNMTVEDALNHFESYFFSHPDAPQRTRKHIPSPARRSACKRLNMYLRWMVRSDNNGVDFGLWKKVKPDDLICPLDLHVERTARKLGLLHREKPDWQAALELTGNLRLLDAADPVKYDFALFGISIEEKCIIDRT, encoded by the coding sequence GTGGAGGATATACATATACTTGATTTAAAGGAATTTTTAGATAAAAAGGTTGAGCAATACAATACTCCGGAATTTATAGCTAACGACCCGGTTTGCATCCCGCATAGCTTTGCGTCGAAACAGGATAAGGAAATAATGGGATTCTTTGCTTCCATATTTGCCTGGGGGCAACGCAAGACGATTATCAATAAATGCAGGGAGTTGGCTCAGCGAATGGATAACAAACCCTATGAGTTTATTATGCAACATAAAGACTCCGATCTGAAAAAAGTGTTGGAATTTAAGCACCGCACATTCAATGATACGGATTTATTATATTGTATTCATTTTATGAAGCGGCACTATGCTGAATATAATAGCTTTGAGGACGCATTCTTTCCGGACGGGAATATGACTGTTGAAGACGCGCTCAACCATTTCGAATCCTATTTTTTCTCTCATCCCGATGCCCCTCAGCGTACACGCAAGCACATACCTTCACCTGCCCGTCGGTCGGCATGTAAGCGTCTCAATATGTACCTGCGTTGGATGGTACGTAGCGATAATAATGGAGTAGACTTCGGATTATGGAAAAAAGTTAAGCCCGACGATTTGATTTGCCCGCTCGATCTGCATGTGGAACGTACTGCCCGCAAGCTGGGTTTACTGCATCGCGAAAAGCCCGATTGGCAGGCTGCATTGGAGCTAACCGGTAATCTCAGATTGCTGGACGCTGCCGATCCCGTGAAATATGATTTTGCCCTTTTTGGGATTTCCATTGAGGAAAAATGTATTATCGACAGGACTTAG
- the rsmI gene encoding 16S rRNA (cytidine(1402)-2'-O)-methyltransferase — translation MGKLYIIPTPVGNLEDMTFRAVRLLKGAALILAEDTRTTGILLKHFDIQNKMQSYHKFNEHKAVSHIVDRLNAGEDIALVSDAGTPGISDPGFLVVRECVKAGIDVECLPGATAFVPALVSSGIPCDRFCFEGFLPQKKGRMTRLKILAEETRTIVFYESPHRVLKTLTQLAEYMGEDRYAATCREISKVYEQTCRGTLAELISHFSVNEPRGEFVIVLSGKNG, via the coding sequence ATGGGAAAGTTATACATCATACCTACACCGGTAGGTAACCTGGAGGATATGACGTTCAGAGCCGTGCGACTACTGAAGGGCGCTGCGCTTATACTGGCAGAAGATACACGTACTACAGGTATCCTCTTAAAGCATTTCGACATACAGAACAAAATGCAATCTTATCATAAATTCAACGAACATAAAGCAGTATCGCATATCGTGGATAGACTCAATGCAGGAGAAGACATTGCATTGGTGTCCGACGCAGGTACACCCGGTATATCCGATCCGGGTTTTCTGGTTGTGAGGGAGTGTGTGAAAGCCGGCATTGATGTGGAGTGTTTGCCGGGCGCTACAGCTTTTGTTCCGGCACTGGTATCGTCGGGCATCCCGTGCGACAGATTCTGTTTCGAAGGATTTCTGCCACAAAAGAAAGGACGTATGACCCGTCTGAAAATTCTGGCAGAAGAAACCCGCACTATTGTGTTTTACGAATCTCCCCACAGGGTATTAAAAACGCTGACCCAATTGGCGGAATATATGGGGGAGGACAGGTATGCCGCTACTTGCCGCGAGATATCGAAGGTATATGAACAGACGTGCCGTGGAACATTGGCGGAACTAATATCTCACTTTTCGGTGAACGAACCACGTGGTGAGTTTGTTATAGTCCTGTCCGGTAAAAATGGATGA